CATTGGAGAAGAGGCCGATTATCCGACGCCCAGCCGGGACATGGCCGATCCGACCGCCTATGGCCAGCCGGACAGGGTCTCTTCATCCCTTTTTTCCTGCGAGAATGCGCTCTCCGCCGAAACCGATTACGGCGGCATCCATATCAACTCGGGGGTCCCCAACAAGGCGGCTTATTTGATGGCGGAGGGAGGGAGTTTCAACGGCGTCACGGTCACCGGCATCGGGAGGGAAAAGATGGAGGCGATTCACTATCGGGCCCTTACCACCAAGCTGATCGAGGTCTCCAATTTTCAGGACGACTATGAGGCGCTTGTTGCCTCGTGCGAGGAGTTGATCGGGACTGGCAGTATCGCCGATGCCGATTGCGCCGAGGTGGAATCGGCGCTCAAGGCCGTTGAGATGGATACGGAGCCATGCGTCAGCACAAGCGGGGAGGCGGAAAGCGGGGGGACGACGATCACCGGGGCGTCGGAACCGGGGGATGAGGTGGAAGATTCGCCAGTTGACGTGGGAGACGACGGAACGGCGGGCGGGGGAACTTCCGGCTCCGGGGCTTCCGCGGGGGGCTCCTCTTCGAACGGCGGGGGTTGCTCGCTGGGGCGGTAGTCAGCCCAGCGCCGAAAGGATGATCTCCTTGAGCGATTCCCTGGGGACAACCCCGACCGATTGCTGAAAAACCTTTCCCCCCTTGAAAAGAAGAATGGTGGGAATGCCGCGGATGCCGAAGCGGGCGGCGGTTTCCGGGTTTTCGTCCACATTCAGCTTGAAGACATTTATTTTGCCCTGAAATTCATTGGCGAGATCGTCAATCACCGGGGCCAGCGCCTTGCAGGGGCCGCACCAGACCGCCCAGAAATCGACAAGGGCCGGAAGGGATGAACCAAGCACCTCCGCCTCGAAATTGTCATCGGTCGCCGTTTTTACATGTTGTCCCGACATTTTGTTTTTATCCGACGATTTTTTGCCAAAATCAAGAATTTTGTTGGCCTTGACGCAACCCGTCGAGTCCATTAAAAAGAGAAATAGCATGCCGCCGACAATCAGCTATTCCAGCGGTTTTCTCGTCGTTTTGGCCGTTTATATTGCGGCCACCCTTCTCTATTGCCTTCGTTCCATATTCGGCCCTAAAATTCTTTCGGCCATCGCCCTCCGGGTGACCATTGGGGGGCTTTTGATCCATGCCGTTTTTCTCATCCGCCATTTTTTCCTTCAAGGATATCCTTTTCTTGTCAGCCCCTTTGAGAGCCTCCAACTGGTGAGCCTCTGCGTGGTTCTGACCTTTGTCCTTCTCTGTTTTTCGCACCGTTTTTTTGCGGCGGGGCTGATTCTTCTGCCGGTGGGGCTGGTCTTCAACATCTTGAGTCTCACCGCGCTGGTCCGCTACCGGGCGCCCGGGTATTTTCTGGAAAATCCGTGGGCCTTTATCCATCTGGTTTTTGTCTTCATCGCCTCGGCCGTCTTCATGGTGAGTTTTGTCGTCGGATTGATTTACCTTGTGCAGGAGCGCCGGATCAAACACAAGAAAACAGGAGGGCTCTTCGACCGACTGCCCCCGCTGGAAATTCTGGATCTGGTTCATTATCGCTCGCTCTACATCGGGTTTGTTTTTTTCACCGTGGGGATCATCACCGGCGGGGGATGGTCCAAGTCGATCGTGGGGGTCTA
This genomic stretch from Deltaproteobacteria bacterium harbors:
- the ccsA gene encoding cytochrome c biogenesis protein CcsA, with protein sequence MPPTISYSSGFLVVLAVYIAATLLYCLRSIFGPKILSAIALRVTIGGLLIHAVFLIRHFFLQGYPFLVSPFESLQLVSLCVVLTFVLLCFSHRFFAAGLILLPVGLVFNILSLTALVRYRAPGYFLENPWAFIHLVFVFIASAVFMVSFVVGLIYLVQERRIKHKKTGGLFDRLPPLEILDLVHYRSLYIGFVFFTVGIITGGGWSKSIVGVYVTGSLKELISFAAWIFFALFLNLRVSRGWVGRRGILLSSVGFAAVIFLLTWVQRM
- the trxA gene encoding thioredoxin produces the protein MSGQHVKTATDDNFEAEVLGSSLPALVDFWAVWCGPCKALAPVIDDLANEFQGKINVFKLNVDENPETAARFGIRGIPTILLFKGGKVFQQSVGVVPRESLKEIILSALG